One window from the genome of Anabaena sphaerica FACHB-251 encodes:
- the ltrA gene encoding group II intron reverse transcriptase/maturase: protein MNKPKSDSTLNTEGWKTINWRQVERYVFKLQKRIYAASRCGDIKRVRKLQKTLMRSWSNRALAVRRVTQDNQGKKTAGVDGIKSLSPAARLDLVKCLFINGKSKPTRRIWIPKPGKTELRPLSIPTIFDRALQAVVKATLEPEWEARFEPSSYGFRPGRSCHDAIKHIKNCIVSKSKFVLDADISQCFDRIDQEALLLKLNMNGSVRRQIKAWLKSGVIDSGKFAATTAGTPQGGVISPLLASIALHGLESLINQEFPVNSAGKIRGAKSKFGGEISRVTCIRYADDFVVLNESLAVIKRCEELIKDWLKGIGLELKPEKTRIAHTLYPHLSEDGKPGFDFLGHHIQQIKVGKYRDNKNSQGKKLGFITLITPSKKAIEAHKYEMKSIITKHRSRSQAELIKDLNPIIRGWTSYYRVSDAGTTGDFSRLDRITYLRLRRWAKRQTGSINLGHQKYWHTIGDNHWVFTTRSENNPLRLLTHIEFHSSVNDYVKVRGDKSPFDGDLIYWSLRLSKHPEMPTTKAKLLKLQKGKCAWCNLHFQEGDVLEIDHIKPISCGGKKEWQNLQLLHRHCHDDKTANDGSLKSHIDKMETH, encoded by the coding sequence ATGAATAAGCCTAAATCAGATTCAACATTGAATACTGAGGGATGGAAGACTATCAACTGGCGACAAGTCGAGCGATATGTTTTTAAATTGCAAAAACGCATCTATGCCGCTTCACGTTGTGGTGATATAAAACGAGTTCGCAAACTCCAGAAAACCCTAATGAGGTCTTGGTCGAACAGGGCATTAGCAGTAAGAAGGGTAACACAAGACAACCAGGGAAAAAAGACCGCAGGAGTGGATGGGATTAAATCACTATCCCCAGCAGCACGGCTTGACTTGGTAAAGTGTCTATTCATTAACGGCAAATCCAAACCTACACGGAGAATATGGATACCAAAACCAGGGAAAACCGAACTTAGACCGCTCTCGATACCCACTATTTTTGACCGTGCCTTACAAGCAGTAGTGAAAGCTACTCTTGAACCAGAATGGGAGGCTCGTTTTGAGCCATCAAGCTACGGTTTTCGACCCGGAAGGTCATGCCATGATGCTATCAAACACATCAAAAACTGCATAGTATCAAAATCTAAATTTGTTTTAGATGCAGATATCTCGCAATGTTTTGACCGAATAGATCAGGAAGCATTACTTCTGAAATTAAACATGAACGGTTCAGTCAGGCGACAAATTAAAGCTTGGCTCAAATCGGGAGTGATAGATTCAGGAAAATTTGCAGCCACTACGGCTGGAACACCACAAGGCGGTGTAATTTCGCCATTATTGGCATCCATCGCCTTACATGGATTAGAAAGCCTGATAAACCAAGAATTTCCTGTCAACTCAGCCGGGAAAATTAGAGGGGCTAAAAGCAAATTTGGCGGCGAAATATCTCGCGTAACTTGTATTAGGTACGCGGACGATTTTGTGGTTTTAAATGAATCCTTAGCGGTCATTAAGAGGTGTGAGGAATTAATCAAAGATTGGCTCAAAGGTATTGGCTTAGAATTGAAACCAGAAAAGACGCGAATAGCACATACGCTATATCCACACCTAAGTGAAGATGGTAAACCAGGATTTGATTTTCTGGGACATCATATTCAACAGATAAAGGTGGGTAAATACCGAGACAATAAAAATAGTCAAGGTAAAAAGCTTGGTTTCATCACCCTCATTACCCCCTCTAAGAAGGCAATTGAGGCTCATAAATATGAGATGAAAAGTATCATCACAAAACACAGGTCACGTTCTCAAGCAGAACTAATTAAAGACCTTAACCCTATTATCAGGGGATGGACTTCATATTATAGAGTCTCAGATGCTGGAACTACTGGGGACTTCTCCCGGTTAGATAGAATCACCTATCTTCGTTTGAGAAGATGGGCTAAAAGACAGACTGGGAGCATTAATTTAGGTCATCAAAAATACTGGCACACCATAGGCGATAACCATTGGGTATTCACCACTAGGTCAGAAAATAATCCTTTACGGTTACTAACACATATCGAATTTCACTCAAGTGTGAACGATTATGTTAAAGTTCGCGGTGATAAAAGTCCTTTTGATGGTGACTTAATTTACTGGAGTTTAAGACTAAGCAAACACCCTGAGATGCCAACTACTAAAGCGAAGCTTCTCAAACTACAAAAGGGTAAATGTGCTTGGTGTAATTTGCATTTTCAAGAAGGCGATGTATTGGAAATTGACCATATTAAACCCATTTCTTGTGGAGGTAAGAAGGAATGGCAAAATCTCCAACTATTACATCGTCATTGCCACGATGATAAAACTGCCAATGATGGCAGCTTGAAGTCCCATATTGACAAAATGGAAACACATTGA
- a CDS encoding formylglycine-generating enzyme family protein: MSKEMSKEWKIFKKDIDDSINPQTFDFQVAFIEIDQSATSVNNNDNVLEQLNEAVFNKTEKYLTNIEQKVLSGALENLTYKKIYEQIKKSANYSESEEHLKYCIGGQLWKVLTEIIGEQVNKRNVKSLINKWAARSPLTIHRYSAQATGFIQELDNDTQLEMMLIPGGTFVMGSPPEELESEQRESPQHTVTVQPFFLGKYPVTQAQWKFVAQLPKRNRELNQDPSRFKGANRPVERVSWYDAVEFCDRLSQYTGKNYRLPSEAEWEYACRAGTTTPFHFGETITTDLANYDGRYTYGDGVKGVNRGKTTEVGSFGVANNFGLYDMHGNVWELCLDDWHDDYKGAPTDGSPWFDSNKALFDKTEYAVMRDGSCLSKPEVCRSAFRVNINRNYRLGPDIGFRVVCAVGRILR, encoded by the coding sequence ATGAGTAAAGAAATGAGTAAAGAATGGAAAATCTTTAAAAAAGATATAGATGATTCCATCAACCCACAAACTTTTGATTTTCAAGTAGCCTTTATAGAAATTGATCAATCTGCCACATCAGTAAATAACAATGATAATGTTTTAGAACAACTTAACGAAGCAGTATTTAACAAAACAGAAAAATATTTAACTAATATTGAACAGAAAGTATTAAGCGGTGCATTAGAAAATTTAACCTATAAAAAAATTTATGAACAAATTAAAAAATCAGCAAATTACTCAGAGTCAGAGGAACATCTCAAGTATTGTATTGGTGGACAACTCTGGAAAGTATTAACGGAAATAATTGGCGAACAAGTTAATAAAAGAAATGTTAAATCTCTCATTAATAAATGGGCTGCCCGTTCTCCCCTAACTATTCACCGTTATTCAGCACAAGCTACAGGCTTTATTCAAGAATTAGATAACGATACTCAACTAGAAATGATGTTAATTCCCGGTGGCACTTTTGTCATGGGTTCTCCACCAGAGGAATTGGAAAGTGAACAACGTGAAAGTCCCCAGCATACAGTAACAGTGCAGCCATTTTTCTTGGGCAAATATCCAGTCACCCAAGCACAATGGAAATTTGTAGCTCAGTTACCCAAGAGAAACCGAGAACTCAACCAAGACCCATCTAGATTTAAAGGAGCGAATCGCCCTGTTGAAAGGGTGTCTTGGTATGATGCAGTCGAGTTTTGCGATCGCCTCTCTCAATATACAGGTAAAAATTATCGCCTCCCCAGTGAAGCTGAATGGGAATATGCTTGTCGAGCCGGAACAACTACACCATTTCACTTTGGCGAGACAATTACAACGGATTTGGCTAACTATGATGGTCGCTACACCTATGGAGATGGGGTCAAAGGAGTTAACAGAGGAAAAACAACAGAAGTAGGTAGTTTTGGAGTAGCCAACAACTTTGGCTTATACGATATGCACGGCAACGTCTGGGAATTGTGTCTCGATGATTGGCATGATGATTATAAAGGAGCGCCAACAGATGGTAGTCCTTGGTTTGATAGCAACAAAGCATTATTTGACAAGACAGAATACGCTGTAATGCGGGATGGTTCCTGCCTCAGCAAACCTGAAGTCTGCCGTTCTGCGTTTCGCGTCAACATCAACCGCAATTACCGTCTCGGCCCCGATATTGGTTTTCGTGTTGTTTGCGCGGTCGGGAGGATTCTTAGGTAG
- a CDS encoding tyrosine-type recombinase/integrase, protein MSMLTRYQQEVTTSKMADVANTAQLVALWLATKRSKESHRAYETDVRCFIGFLLQESPETVRLNDVDMRSVTINDVQAFADFLETHSTPKTGKPLSPASRARRIAAIKSLLSYGCKIKYLQFNAAADTLLPKPKDRLAERILSETEVMTMVALTQNVRDRCLIQFLYYTGARVGEVALLRWADIRPNRDDQGQVTLFGKGDKSRTVLIPKKLYSALLSLRSADDTPNSAVFKSRKGGEPLKPRHIWEIVAEAGQKAGIQGKVSPHWLRHSHASHSLDRGAPVQLVQQTLGHTSLQTTSRYAHAKPSDSSGLYLPG, encoded by the coding sequence ATGTCTATGTTAACTCGATATCAGCAAGAGGTAACAACCTCCAAGATGGCTGATGTTGCCAATACTGCCCAGCTTGTGGCTCTTTGGTTGGCAACTAAACGCAGTAAGGAGTCTCACCGTGCTTATGAAACGGATGTGCGCTGTTTTATCGGTTTTCTGTTGCAGGAATCACCGGAGACGGTAAGGTTGAATGATGTTGATATGCGTTCTGTGACGATCAATGATGTCCAGGCTTTTGCAGATTTCTTGGAAACGCATTCCACGCCGAAGACGGGTAAGCCTTTGTCTCCTGCAAGTCGAGCTAGAAGAATTGCTGCTATTAAAAGTTTGCTCTCTTATGGGTGCAAGATTAAGTATCTCCAGTTTAATGCTGCTGCTGATACTTTGTTACCGAAACCGAAGGATAGGTTGGCAGAACGCATACTTTCGGAGACGGAGGTGATGACGATGGTGGCGTTAACTCAAAATGTGCGCGATCGCTGTTTGATTCAGTTTCTCTATTATACTGGGGCTAGGGTGGGGGAAGTGGCTTTATTACGTTGGGCTGATATCCGCCCAAATCGTGATGACCAGGGACAGGTGACTTTGTTCGGCAAGGGGGATAAGTCGCGGACTGTTTTGATTCCTAAGAAGTTATATTCTGCTTTGTTATCTTTGCGTTCTGCTGATGATACTCCTAACTCTGCGGTGTTTAAGAGTCGGAAGGGTGGTGAACCTTTAAAGCCAAGGCATATTTGGGAAATTGTAGCGGAGGCGGGGCAGAAGGCGGGAATTCAGGGTAAGGTGAGTCCCCATTGGTTACGTCATTCCCATGCTTCTCATAGTTTAGATAGGGGTGCGCCTGTACAGTTGGTGCAGCAGACTTTGGGGCATACTTCTTTACAGACTACGAGTAGGTATGCCCATGCTAAACCGAGTGATAGTAGTGGCCTCTATTTGCCGGGGTAG
- a CDS encoding helix-turn-helix domain-containing protein — protein MTLSTYQTSRIGVPTEEDATLAKKSSQTLAAYIGNKDAFHTIKVERDDGISQTVKIPSLAFQMLVDILGQMAKGNAVTLIPVHAELTTQEAADILNVSRPYLVGLLEGGEIPFRKVGTRRRVRYLDLLNYKNQIDALRMEALDELTAQAQELDMGYE, from the coding sequence ATGACACTCAGTACATATCAAACTAGCAGGATTGGAGTACCTACGGAAGAAGATGCTACTTTAGCAAAAAAAAGTAGTCAAACTTTGGCTGCTTATATAGGGAATAAGGATGCCTTTCATACTATTAAAGTTGAGCGAGATGACGGTATAAGTCAAACGGTTAAGATCCCATCACTGGCTTTTCAGATGCTTGTTGACATACTGGGACAAATGGCTAAAGGTAATGCTGTTACTCTCATACCTGTACACGCAGAACTCACAACACAAGAAGCTGCTGATATTTTAAATGTTTCTCGTCCCTATTTGGTAGGACTATTGGAAGGAGGAGAGATCCCATTCCGTAAGGTAGGAACACGGAGACGGGTGCGTTATCTGGATCTACTCAATTACAAAAACCAAATTGATGCTTTACGGATGGAAGCTCTTGATGAGCTTACTGCTCAAGCTCAAGAACTAGATATGGGCTATGAATAG
- a CDS encoding PIN domain-containing protein has product MSNFTVIYDACVLYPAPLRDFLMRLAVTDLFKARWTDAIHSEWIKNVLNNRSDLTIEQLNRTKNLMNSHVRDCLVTGYEALIEGLQLPDSNDRHVLAAAIRCNASVIVTFNLKDFPAQALSPYGIESQHPDDFILHLIDLNPTEIYKVVKIHINSLKNPPKTLEQYLNTLSNQGLKQSVIALQSLCHDI; this is encoded by the coding sequence GTGTCTAATTTTACAGTTATATATGATGCTTGTGTCTTATATCCAGCACCATTAAGAGATTTCCTTATGCGACTTGCGGTTACTGACCTATTTAAAGCACGGTGGACAGATGCAATTCACTCAGAATGGATTAAAAATGTTTTAAACAATCGTTCTGATCTGACGATTGAACAACTGAACAGAACTAAAAATTTGATGAACAGCCATGTTCGAGATTGTTTGGTTACAGGTTATGAAGCACTTATCGAAGGTTTACAACTTCCAGATTCAAATGACCGTCATGTACTCGCAGCAGCAATTCGTTGCAATGCTAGTGTTATAGTCACTTTTAACTTGAAAGATTTTCCGGCTCAAGCTCTTTCACCATACGGTATTGAGTCCCAACATCCAGATGATTTCATTCTGCATTTGATTGACCTTAACCCAACAGAAATTTACAAAGTAGTTAAAATACATATAAATAGTCTCAAGAATCCTCCTAAAACACTTGAACAATATCTAAACACGCTTTCAAATCAGGGACTAAAACAATCAGTAATCGCTTTACAAAGTTTATGCCATGACATTTGA
- a CDS encoding DUF4011 domain-containing protein: MRQSASISQQNLAQKIVKWKAGLADLGRRNPLIKFRQDNPRTLEILTEQPNVLFTKLTKEKKSLHFLIIDDEEQDITQLKTIKALASEKNPLELITRQIGNEQLKRLNKLRLEARKSFEERGVNSLFLALGTLTWYDKDKPEDALLSPLILVPVTLIKEPKRDVYKISVLEEDIALNPTLAQKLKQTFGIELPEVEAIQEKTYDELITQIRQLLVEQKTWQIKENVFLSIFSYAKAAMVRDIIENESLIFDHPILQAISGDLTNYQSNYTEPLPASALDSRVKPERIFQILDADSSQQVVIEAAKAGSSFVVQGPPGTGKSQTIVNMIAELIGTGKSVLLVAEKETALSVVYKRLAECGLDHVCLNLHHSGTTDKRELVNNLSKTIEYVKQIHSAENNHLFFERLVSTRQSLILYLTSLHTKEKPLEKSPFEIFGELLKKEREGIPSINVIFSYFSQWNPTRLQEAKDLLNQLAQFLPLFKGEKTTIWAKTSLDSYSFEMELQITEEIEEFKQAIFSAQKINQELQGILQFQPLLNLESLDRCYPALEYIQKAPSNLPENWTRVDISIAQDAFRILQADIKEIEKKKLSQEAQNLLNRISSFLPFLRGEKTTIWSQSTLKSCTETLELEINNKIKKIQQAISLIQTTSQQLQIILKLQPLLNLRDVEVCFPALQHISKAPDNLPDNWTEIDISIAQNNFTILQADIKEIEKKKLSQEAQNLLSQISSLLPFLREEKTTIWAKSTLKSCSETLELEINNKIQKLHQAISLIQTTSQQIQIILKLQPLLNLGDVESCFPALQHISKAPDNLPDNWTEIDISIAQNAFTKLKADVKFLQETEPYLKQKYYPEFFSAELPALANRYQKYSRFWILRVFNPRYRRDFNLLKKLSIKKEQISHNELKRDLAQAVQIQAARNNLYQINYPARKVFGCLFNPEVSSEAELKEIEQALNWLIGLQKYSLAADSVQGVINSPSGRRELAELVKKLESLLEDISRGMDFLFLYFNENDIIGQYRPRHQILFTELANFLNIAQSNLPDFRKWLTYKEIYGQLESLGLQDFLNALRDNQPNPIELIQNKLRHIDYQPRQVFGCLFNPEVSSEAELKEIEQALSWLVDLQKYSLAADSVQGVINSPSGRRELAELVKKLESLLEDISRGMDFLFLYFNENDIIGQYRPRHQILFTELANFLNIAQSNLPDFRKWLTYKEIYGQLESLGLQDFLNALRDNQPNPIELIQNKLRHIDYQPRQVFGCLFNPEVSSEAELKEIEQALSWLVDLQKYSLAADSVQGVINSPSGRRELAELIKKYELAHNSIRQGLDFLLSHFSESDLTDSYLPHDQIAFVEVETFLNLAQSELPYFQEWLTYKETYQKLENLANSKFLDALRDNQIQPEQWFPVLEKRIYQICLEAILARKPELKNFNFEVHERLINEFAKLDYNQLDAARERLKQFHVQRWEDWEKTSLAQAELPRLKKEVSRRRQHLPIRKLLNDKQKGIPNLVKALKPCWMMSPLSVSQYINPNVVHFDVLIFDEASQLRTEDVVPAIIRSNQVVVIGDNKQLPPTSFFSTGDNEEDINDDDDASYESVLDECSNFMFARTLKWHYRSQDERLIAFSNKHFYDSQLVTFPNPIQNPDLGVWFKHVPDGVYDRGGRRDNRREAEVVAHLALEHFQKFPEQSLGIIAFSEAQADAIQEQIEILGKENPDFETFCSDNSPQFFLKALENVQGDERDAIILSIGYARDDQGKLSLNFGPLNPQGGERRLNVAVTRAKSKITLVSSIQAGDIDLTRTKSKGVEALRNYLEYAASGGERLQGNSYTDTLHFDSPFEEDVYHALVQQGYTIRTQVGCSGYRIDLAVVNNKRSGEFLLGIECDGASYHSSPTARDRDRLRQQVLEKLGWKIHRIWSTDWFRNKPVQVRLLMERIKQLDQ; encoded by the coding sequence ATGCGACAGTCAGCTTCCATTTCTCAACAAAATCTTGCTCAAAAAATTGTCAAGTGGAAAGCTGGGCTGGCTGACTTGGGACGACGGAATCCTCTAATCAAGTTTCGGCAAGATAATCCTCGAACTTTAGAAATTCTGACAGAACAACCAAATGTTCTCTTCACAAAGCTAACAAAAGAGAAAAAATCGCTTCATTTTCTCATAATTGATGACGAAGAACAAGATATTACCCAGTTGAAAACTATTAAAGCATTAGCATCAGAAAAAAATCCTCTCGAACTAATTACTCGTCAAATAGGAAATGAGCAACTAAAACGGCTAAATAAATTACGCCTTGAGGCTCGAAAATCATTTGAAGAACGAGGGGTAAATAGTCTGTTTCTGGCACTTGGAACGTTGACTTGGTACGACAAGGATAAACCAGAAGATGCGTTGCTATCACCACTAATATTAGTACCTGTAACCTTAATTAAAGAACCTAAACGAGATGTTTATAAAATATCGGTTTTAGAGGAAGATATTGCACTAAATCCAACGCTGGCACAAAAATTAAAACAGACTTTTGGGATTGAGCTTCCAGAGGTAGAGGCTATACAAGAAAAAACTTATGATGAATTAATTACCCAGATTCGCCAACTGTTAGTAGAACAAAAGACATGGCAAATTAAAGAGAATGTATTTCTCTCGATATTCTCTTATGCAAAGGCGGCAATGGTTCGGGACATTATCGAAAATGAATCTCTGATTTTTGACCACCCAATTTTGCAAGCGATTAGTGGCGATTTAACTAATTATCAGTCTAACTATACAGAACCCCTACCTGCATCTGCTTTAGATTCACGAGTTAAGCCTGAGCGAATATTTCAAATTCTTGATGCTGACTCCAGCCAGCAAGTAGTAATTGAAGCAGCAAAAGCTGGTTCTAGCTTTGTTGTTCAAGGTCCACCAGGAACGGGCAAAAGCCAAACCATTGTAAATATGATTGCGGAACTGATTGGCACTGGTAAATCAGTTTTATTAGTTGCAGAAAAAGAGACAGCACTGAGTGTGGTTTATAAACGCTTGGCTGAATGTGGTTTAGATCATGTGTGTCTTAATCTTCACCACAGTGGTACAACAGATAAGCGAGAGCTTGTAAATAATTTATCAAAAACTATTGAATACGTTAAACAAATTCATAGTGCAGAAAATAATCACCTATTCTTTGAAAGGCTTGTTTCTACTCGTCAATCATTAATTTTATATCTTACAAGTTTACACACTAAAGAAAAGCCTTTAGAAAAATCACCGTTTGAGATATTTGGCGAGCTTTTGAAAAAAGAACGCGAAGGAATTCCCAGCATCAATGTCATCTTTTCCTACTTCAGTCAATGGAATCCTACTAGATTACAAGAAGCAAAAGATTTATTAAATCAATTAGCGCAATTTCTGCCTTTATTTAAAGGAGAAAAAACAACTATTTGGGCAAAAACATCTCTAGATTCTTATTCCTTTGAGATGGAATTGCAAATTACAGAGGAAATAGAGGAATTTAAGCAAGCAATTTTTTCAGCCCAAAAGATTAATCAAGAATTACAGGGTATTCTACAATTTCAACCTTTGTTGAATTTAGAGTCTCTCGATAGGTGTTATCCAGCCCTAGAATACATACAAAAAGCTCCATCCAATCTGCCAGAAAACTGGACTAGAGTAGATATATCAATTGCTCAAGATGCTTTCAGGATTCTGCAAGCGGATATTAAAGAGATTGAAAAAAAGAAGCTTTCGCAAGAAGCACAAAATTTGCTGAATCGAATTTCTTCATTTCTCCCCTTTTTAAGAGGAGAAAAAACAACTATTTGGTCACAAAGCACTTTAAAGTCTTGCACTGAGACACTAGAGTTAGAAATAAATAATAAAATCAAAAAAATTCAACAAGCAATTTCTTTAATTCAGACAACCAGTCAACAGCTTCAAATAATTCTCAAGCTTCAGCCTTTATTGAATTTGAGAGATGTAGAAGTTTGCTTTCCTGCTCTTCAACATATATCAAAAGCTCCAGATAATTTACCTGATAACTGGACTGAAATAGATATATCCATTGCTCAGAATAATTTTACTATTCTGCAAGCGGATATTAAAGAGATTGAAAAAAAGAAGCTTTCGCAAGAAGCACAAAATTTGCTAAGTCAAATTTCTTCATTACTACCATTTTTAAGAGAAGAAAAAACAACTATTTGGGCAAAAAGTACCTTAAAGTCTTGCTCTGAGACACTAGAGTTAGAAATAAATAATAAAATCCAAAAACTTCACCAAGCAATTTCTTTAATTCAGACAACCAGTCAACAGATTCAAATAATTCTCAAGCTTCAGCCTTTATTGAATTTGGGAGATGTAGAATCTTGTTTTCCTGCTCTTCAACATATATCAAAAGCTCCAGATAATTTACCTGATAACTGGACTGAAATAGATATATCAATTGCTCAGAATGCTTTCACTAAGTTAAAAGCGGATGTCAAATTTCTGCAAGAAACTGAGCCATATTTAAAACAAAAATATTATCCTGAATTTTTCTCCGCAGAATTACCTGCTTTAGCTAATAGATATCAAAAATACAGCCGCTTTTGGATTCTTCGAGTTTTTAATCCCAGATACAGGCGTGATTTCAACCTTTTAAAGAAACTAAGCATTAAAAAAGAACAGATTTCCCACAACGAATTAAAACGTGATTTGGCGCAAGCTGTTCAAATACAAGCTGCACGCAACAATCTATATCAAATCAATTACCCAGCCCGTAAGGTTTTTGGCTGTTTATTTAATCCAGAAGTTTCGAGTGAAGCAGAGTTAAAAGAAATTGAACAAGCTTTAAATTGGTTGATTGGCTTACAAAAGTATTCGCTTGCTGCTGATTCCGTCCAGGGCGTGATAAATTCTCCCTCTGGACGGCGCGAACTTGCTGAATTAGTTAAGAAACTTGAATCTCTCCTTGAAGATATTAGTCGGGGAATGGATTTCTTATTTTTATACTTTAATGAGAATGATATTATTGGGCAATATCGACCTCGCCATCAAATTTTATTTACCGAACTGGCAAATTTTTTAAACATAGCTCAATCTAACTTACCCGACTTCCGCAAATGGTTAACATATAAAGAAATATATGGGCAATTAGAAAGTTTAGGACTCCAAGATTTCTTAAATGCTTTGCGAGATAATCAACCTAATCCTATTGAATTGATACAAAATAAGCTACGTCATATTGACTACCAGCCACGTCAGGTTTTTGGCTGTTTATTTAATCCAGAAGTTTCTAGTGAAGCAGAATTAAAAGAAATCGAACAAGCTTTAAGTTGGTTAGTTGACCTACAAAAGTATTCGCTTGCTGCTGATTCCGTCCAGGGCGTGATAAATTCTCCCTCTGGACGGCGCGAACTTGCTGAATTAGTTAAGAAACTTGAATCTCTCCTTGAAGATATTAGTCGGGGAATGGATTTCTTATTTTTATACTTTAATGAGAATGATATTATTGGGCAATATCGACCTCGCCATCAAATTTTATTTACCGAACTGGCAAATTTTTTAAACATAGCTCAATCTAACTTACCCGACTTCCGCAAATGGTTAACATATAAAGAAATATATGGGCAATTAGAAAGTTTAGGACTCCAAGATTTCTTAAATGCTTTGCGAGATAATCAACCTAATCCTATTGAATTGATACAAAATAAGCTACGTCATATTGACTACCAGCCACGTCAGGTTTTTGGCTGTTTATTTAATCCAGAAGTTTCTAGTGAAGCAGAATTAAAAGAAATCGAACAAGCTTTAAGTTGGTTAGTTGACCTACAAAAGTATTCGCTTGCTGCTGATTCCGTCCAGGGCGTGATAAATTCTCCCTCTGGACGGCGCGAACTTGCTGAATTAATTAAGAAATATGAGTTAGCCCATAACAGTATTAGGCAAGGACTAGATTTCCTATTATCACACTTTAGCGAAAGCGATCTCACAGATTCTTACCTACCTCATGATCAAATTGCTTTTGTTGAAGTAGAAACATTTTTAAACTTAGCTCAATCTGAATTGCCTTATTTTCAAGAATGGTTAACCTATAAAGAAACTTACCAAAAACTCGAAAATCTTGCCAATAGTAAATTCTTAGATGCTTTACGTGACAATCAAATTCAACCAGAGCAATGGTTTCCAGTTTTAGAAAAGCGCATTTATCAAATATGTCTTGAGGCCATTCTTGCTAGAAAACCTGAGTTAAAGAATTTTAACTTTGAAGTACATGAACGGCTAATCAACGAGTTTGCTAAACTCGATTATAATCAACTAGATGCTGCTAGAGAACGTCTAAAACAGTTTCATGTGCAACGCTGGGAAGATTGGGAAAAAACGTCGTTAGCCCAAGCTGAGTTACCAAGGCTGAAAAAAGAAGTAAGTAGGAGAAGACAACATTTGCCCATTCGTAAACTCCTCAACGATAAACAAAAAGGGATACCAAATTTAGTTAAAGCCTTAAAGCCGTGCTGGATGATGAGTCCGCTTTCGGTCAGCCAATATATAAATCCAAATGTAGTTCATTTTGATGTTCTCATTTTTGATGAAGCATCCCAGCTTCGTACAGAAGATGTTGTTCCTGCGATTATCCGTTCTAATCAAGTTGTTGTAATTGGTGATAATAAACAGCTTCCTCCCACATCATTCTTTTCTACTGGAGACAACGAGGAAGATATTAATGATGACGATGATGCAAGCTATGAAAGCGTTTTGGATGAATGTTCAAATTTTATGTTTGCGCGAACGCTGAAATGGCATTATCGCAGTCAAGATGAACGTTTGATAGCGTTTTCTAATAAGCATTTTTATGATTCTCAGTTAGTTACCTTTCCAAACCCAATTCAAAATCCAGATTTGGGAGTGTGGTTTAAGCACGTTCCTGATGGAGTTTATGATCGTGGTGGACGCAGAGATAATCGGCGCGAAGCAGAAGTGGTTGCTCATTTAGCCTTAGAGCATTTTCAAAAGTTTCCCGAACAATCCCTTGGTATTATTGCCTTTAGCGAAGCACAAGCCGACGCAATTCAGGAGCAAATTGAGATTTTAGGGAAAGAAAATCCCGATTTTGAGACATTTTGCAGTGATAACTCACCTCAGTTTTTTCTCAAAGCCTTGGAAAATGTTCAGGGTGATGAACGAGATGCAATTATACTCAGCATTGGTTATGCTCGTGATGATCAAGGTAAACTTTCTCTTAACTTTGGACCACTGAATCCTCAGGGTGGAGAACGACGGCTCAATGTAGCTGTAACACGGGCAAAAAGCAAAATTACACTCGTTTCTTCCATACAGGCTGGAGACATTGACTTAACCCGCACCAAAAGCAAAGGTGTAGAAGCACTGCGTAATTACTTAGAATACGCAGCGAGTGGTGGAGAACGACTGCAAGGCAACTCTTACACGGATACGCTTCATTTTGACTCGCCATTTGAAGAAGATGTCTACCATGCTTTAGTACAGCAGGGATACACTATCCGCACTCAAG